Proteins from a single region of Runella sp. SP2:
- a CDS encoding SusC/RagA family TonB-linked outer membrane protein encodes MLQTLPPILGKKIWVLSCLALCFCITVFAQDMTVQGKIIDAENNSPLPGVSIVIKGTNKGTNTDAQGKYRLSVPANASLVFSFVGYTPQEISVGNRTVIDLSMAQDFRQLNEIVVTALGIKKDVRRTGVSIQGIDASQTIKAREPNAVQGLVGKVAGLTIGMSAEMLRRPQVILRGNTDILYVVDGVPINSDTWNISPDDIESYSVLKGASASALYGFRGKNGAILITTKRGSKDKRGFAVDFNSSTMFDNGFNAIPKVQDQYGPGDHGVYEFVDGRGGGKNDGDYDVWGPKFEGQLISQYDSPIDPATGKRMPTPWIARGTDNLKRYLETGVLSTNNIAVSASGDKYNARFSLSNTYQKGIVPNTRLNSSTFNTSFDYKFSNKLSFESNLQYNRQQSPNFPDVNYGPNSMIYNIIIWAGADWNIDDMRNYWQPGKEGVQQIYAEYQRYNNPYFMAYEWLRGHNKTDIVGQVAMKYQIANGIEAMLRTQVSSWNTLRTEKFPFSMGTYGRDERRGDYREDQRNLFDNNTELLVKIDKKIGTNFSVNGFVGGNIRTFNFNYNFTTTDYLNVPGVYSFANSANPVRLSNFRSAMGVNSAYYSADFSFKNLLTVSTTGRMDQLSTLPKGNNTFFYPSVAASFVVSDLVQNLGPISFLKLRGSYANVKDGLTSSSFSGIGLGYGDSYTSSYDGPTYQNSAVYSTPLTYNNQPAAFFTNTLNNAQIKPNSTSQTEFGADIRFLHNRLSFDAAYFISNDGPRIFNLPLSTTTGYSAALVNGIKTQKKGVELSITGTPIKNLNGLNWEILANWSTFKERLTEIYPGVERLNQFLKVGDRTDAYYDQTFIRTQDGQLINDAGGRPIINPVSQFLGYLNPDWVWGLNNRFNYKNWNFSFQFDGRVGGVIANYIQRQTFRGGRHIATVEGAMGEARFQDYKGVKSYVGDGVVVSNNVAIKYDVDGNITNYGELQFTPNTTKQFLQDYISRRYSPNGGNLMDRSFAKLREVVVGYNLPANLLQKTFFKQASISFVGRNLLYFAEKKDIDLDQFANGSQGSSDLQTPTMRRYGVNINLTF; translated from the coding sequence ATGTTACAAACTCTACCCCCAATTTTAGGGAAGAAAATCTGGGTGCTAAGTTGTTTAGCGCTTTGTTTTTGCATCACGGTGTTTGCACAAGACATGACTGTGCAAGGAAAAATTATCGACGCCGAAAATAACTCTCCGTTGCCTGGCGTGAGTATCGTTATTAAAGGAACAAACAAAGGCACTAATACAGATGCGCAAGGCAAATACCGCCTGAGTGTGCCTGCTAACGCCTCTCTGGTTTTTTCGTTTGTGGGTTATACTCCTCAAGAAATTTCGGTGGGCAATCGTACCGTCATTGACCTCTCTATGGCGCAAGATTTTCGTCAACTGAATGAAATTGTTGTAACTGCGCTTGGTATCAAAAAAGACGTTCGTCGCACGGGGGTTTCTATTCAAGGAATCGACGCGAGCCAAACCATCAAAGCCCGTGAACCCAATGCAGTTCAGGGATTGGTTGGCAAGGTAGCGGGTTTAACGATTGGAATGAGCGCCGAAATGCTCCGTCGTCCACAAGTAATACTTCGTGGTAATACGGACATTTTGTACGTAGTAGATGGTGTACCTATCAACTCCGACACTTGGAACATCAGCCCCGACGACATCGAAAGCTACTCCGTATTGAAAGGAGCTTCGGCATCGGCTTTGTATGGTTTCCGTGGCAAAAACGGCGCTATTTTGATTACAACCAAGCGTGGCTCAAAAGATAAACGTGGCTTTGCGGTTGATTTTAACTCCTCAACCATGTTTGACAACGGATTTAACGCCATTCCAAAAGTACAAGACCAGTATGGCCCTGGCGACCACGGTGTTTATGAGTTTGTGGATGGTCGTGGGGGCGGTAAAAACGACGGAGATTATGACGTCTGGGGACCAAAATTTGAAGGTCAACTCATTTCGCAATATGATAGTCCTATTGACCCTGCAACTGGTAAGCGCATGCCTACTCCGTGGATCGCTCGCGGAACAGATAACTTAAAGAGGTATTTAGAAACGGGCGTTTTGTCCACCAATAACATCGCGGTTTCGGCCTCAGGTGACAAATACAACGCCCGCTTTTCGTTGTCGAATACCTATCAAAAAGGAATCGTTCCAAACACCCGCCTCAACAGTTCTACCTTCAATACTTCGTTTGATTATAAGTTTAGCAATAAACTTTCTTTTGAGTCAAACTTGCAGTATAACCGTCAACAATCGCCCAACTTCCCTGACGTAAACTATGGACCTAACTCCATGATTTACAACATCATCATTTGGGCAGGTGCCGATTGGAACATCGACGACATGCGCAATTATTGGCAGCCTGGCAAAGAGGGTGTACAACAAATTTACGCCGAATATCAGCGTTATAACAACCCTTACTTTATGGCGTATGAGTGGCTACGGGGACACAATAAAACCGACATTGTGGGTCAAGTGGCGATGAAATACCAAATCGCCAACGGCATCGAAGCCATGTTGCGTACCCAAGTCTCGTCGTGGAATACCCTTCGTACCGAAAAATTCCCGTTTTCGATGGGCACGTACGGACGCGACGAACGCCGTGGCGACTACCGCGAAGACCAGCGCAATTTGTTTGACAACAACACAGAATTGTTGGTGAAAATTGACAAAAAAATTGGCACTAATTTTTCGGTCAATGGTTTTGTAGGTGGAAATATCCGTACGTTCAACTTCAACTATAATTTTACTACCACTGACTACCTCAACGTACCAGGTGTTTATAGTTTTGCCAACTCAGCCAACCCTGTTCGACTCAGCAACTTCCGTTCGGCTATGGGGGTAAATTCGGCCTACTACTCAGCCGACTTTTCCTTCAAAAACTTATTAACAGTCTCTACTACAGGGCGTATGGACCAGTTATCAACGCTTCCCAAAGGGAACAACACGTTCTTTTACCCTTCGGTAGCTGCAAGTTTTGTCGTTTCTGATTTGGTTCAAAATTTAGGCCCCATTTCGTTTCTAAAGTTGCGTGGGTCGTATGCCAACGTAAAAGATGGTTTAACCTCTTCGTCGTTCTCAGGCATCGGTTTGGGCTACGGCGACTCATACACCTCTTCGTACGACGGGCCAACTTACCAAAACTCCGCCGTTTACAGTACGCCATTGACCTACAACAACCAACCTGCGGCCTTTTTTACAAACACGCTCAACAATGCCCAAATTAAGCCCAACTCTACTTCTCAGACTGAGTTTGGAGCTGACATTCGTTTCTTACACAACCGCCTCAGCTTTGATGCTGCCTATTTTATCTCAAACGATGGGCCTCGTATCTTTAACTTGCCTCTTTCTACAACAACAGGGTATTCGGCGGCTTTAGTAAACGGTATCAAAACCCAGAAAAAAGGGGTTGAGCTTTCAATAACTGGTACGCCCATCAAAAATCTCAATGGATTAAATTGGGAAATTTTGGCCAACTGGTCCACATTCAAGGAGCGTTTGACTGAGATTTATCCAGGCGTTGAACGCTTGAATCAATTCTTGAAAGTAGGCGACCGCACCGATGCCTATTACGACCAAACGTTTATCCGTACGCAAGATGGCCAATTGATTAATGATGCGGGTGGACGCCCAATCATCAACCCAGTTAGTCAATTCCTCGGCTACCTAAATCCAGACTGGGTATGGGGCTTAAACAACCGCTTCAATTACAAAAACTGGAATTTCAGCTTCCAATTTGACGGACGTGTAGGTGGTGTCATTGCCAATTACATTCAGCGTCAGACTTTCCGTGGTGGTCGTCACATTGCTACGGTAGAAGGCGCTATGGGTGAAGCCCGTTTCCAGGACTACAAAGGCGTAAAATCATACGTTGGCGACGGCGTGGTAGTTTCCAATAATGTAGCTATCAAATACGATGTTGATGGCAACATCACCAACTATGGCGAGCTTCAGTTTACCCCAAATACCACGAAGCAGTTCCTCCAAGACTACATCAGCCGTCGGTATAGCCCCAACGGTGGCAACCTAATGGATCGTTCGTTTGCCAAACTTCGCGAGGTCGTTGTAGGTTACAATTTGCCAGCCAATTTGCTCCAAAAGACGTTCTTCAAACAAGCAAGCATCTCGTTTGTTGGTCGTAACTTACTGTATTTTGCCGAGAAAAAAGACATTGACCTCGATCAGTTTGCAAACGGCTCACAAGGCAGTTCTGACCTTCAAACACCGACCATGCGTCGTTATGGAGTAAACATCAATTTGACATTCTAA
- a CDS encoding histone H1/H5 family protein, HCT subfamily: protein MKSEKKAQASAIIEKITAALTDETSSKKVKKAVGKAAEKLAKKLAKFAKKEEKEKAKEAKKAEKVSKKEGKLKKGKTSKKSEKNKQETAVVEARQVETAPSSTEEATQG, encoded by the coding sequence ATGAAATCTGAAAAGAAAGCCCAAGCAAGTGCAATTATTGAGAAAATAACCGCCGCACTTACCGACGAGACTAGCTCAAAAAAAGTGAAAAAAGCTGTGGGCAAAGCAGCCGAGAAATTAGCGAAGAAGCTGGCTAAATTTGCTAAGAAAGAAGAAAAAGAAAAAGCGAAAGAAGCCAAGAAAGCCGAAAAAGTAAGTAAAAAAGAAGGTAAGCTCAAAAAAGGGAAAACTTCCAAAAAATCGGAAAAGAATAAGCAAGAAACAGCAGTAGTTGAAGCGCGACAAGTAGAAACTGCTCCAAGTTCAACAGAAGAAGCTACGCAAGGGTAA
- a CDS encoding phosphocholine-specific phospholipase C, whose protein sequence is MDSRREFLKKAALLSSGASLWSALPQSIQKALEINPQQGSTYLDAEHIVVLMQENRSFDHALGALRGVRGFNDPRAIRQPNKNLVWLQSNAKGETYAPFRLDIKDTKVTWMSSLPHSWENQVDARNNGKYNRWLDVKKSGNKAYAHMPLTMGYFTREDLPFYYAMADAFTVCDHNFCSSLTGTTPNRLYLWSGTIREKPTIESKANVRNSDVDYDDLAHWTTFPERLEDNGISWRIYQNELSISMGFNGEQDAWLANFTDNPIEWFSQYNVRFSTGYQRFLAKQVVELPKEIAALEQKLQTLPPSGKETETAQKTLKQKKDELEIAKKDRELWSKENFEKLSQRAKNLHQKAFTTNINDSHYHELTTHRYEDGSVEREMSVPKGDTLHQFREDVNTGKLPTVSWIVAPENFSDHPGAPWYGAWYISEVMDILTKNPEIWKKTIFIVTYDENDGYFDHVPPFVAPKPDLSDGLVSKGIDPSVEHVTMEQERKRKEYSAQNPGRDGAIGLGYRVPMLIASPWSRGGFVNSQVFDHTSVLQFMEHFLSHKTKKDIKETNISAWRRTVCGDLTSVFRPYSGEEIPLPESVKKDSFYQLVHNAKFKNPPSNFKALSPEEIAAANQNPAATSWMPKQEEGTRPSAAIPYELYADAVLSADKKSVSVQLSAQNRVFGTKSAGSPFHVYAPHKYRANESAPFEDLKAWSYAVSSGDSLTPSWPLSSFENDAYHLCVYGPNGFFREFKGQANSPQLSVKGVYETLKGSKNQLSGNLTLQFRNADSQKRLRVVVTDNAYKNAPKTVVVEAKNGQASLVLDLKKSHGWYDVSIRVEGTEGFEQRFAGHVETGKDSVSDPAMA, encoded by the coding sequence ATGGATTCTAGAAGAGAATTTCTCAAAAAAGCCGCTCTACTTTCTAGCGGTGCAAGCCTATGGAGTGCCTTACCTCAATCTATCCAAAAAGCATTAGAAATTAATCCCCAACAGGGAAGTACTTATCTCGACGCCGAGCACATTGTCGTCTTGATGCAAGAAAACCGCTCATTCGACCACGCACTTGGTGCCCTCAGAGGGGTTCGGGGTTTTAATGACCCTCGGGCCATTCGCCAACCCAACAAAAACTTGGTTTGGTTACAGTCTAATGCCAAAGGCGAAACCTACGCCCCTTTTCGCCTTGATATTAAAGATACCAAAGTGACTTGGATGAGCTCCCTCCCCCACTCTTGGGAAAACCAAGTGGATGCTCGAAACAACGGGAAGTACAACCGCTGGCTTGACGTCAAAAAATCAGGAAACAAAGCCTATGCCCACATGCCACTCACCATGGGCTACTTTACGCGCGAAGACCTTCCGTTTTATTATGCCATGGCCGATGCCTTCACGGTTTGTGACCATAATTTCTGTTCGTCACTGACAGGTACTACCCCCAACCGCCTGTATCTTTGGTCGGGAACAATTCGGGAAAAACCTACTATTGAATCAAAGGCCAATGTTCGTAACTCAGACGTTGATTACGACGATTTGGCCCACTGGACCACTTTCCCTGAACGGTTAGAAGATAATGGCATTTCGTGGAGAATTTATCAAAACGAATTGAGCATTTCGATGGGCTTCAATGGCGAACAAGATGCCTGGCTTGCGAACTTCACCGATAACCCCATTGAGTGGTTTTCTCAATATAACGTTCGTTTCTCAACTGGCTATCAACGATTCCTTGCCAAACAGGTGGTTGAATTGCCCAAAGAAATTGCGGCGTTAGAACAAAAACTGCAAACGCTTCCTCCGTCTGGCAAAGAAACTGAAACTGCCCAAAAAACACTCAAACAGAAAAAAGACGAACTCGAAATCGCCAAAAAAGACCGCGAACTTTGGAGCAAAGAAAACTTTGAAAAACTTTCACAACGCGCAAAAAACCTTCACCAAAAGGCGTTTACGACTAATATAAACGATTCTCACTACCACGAGTTGACCACACACCGCTACGAGGATGGCAGCGTCGAACGTGAAATGTCGGTTCCTAAAGGTGATACCCTTCACCAATTCAGAGAAGATGTAAACACGGGAAAACTACCAACAGTTTCGTGGATTGTTGCCCCCGAAAACTTCTCCGACCACCCAGGGGCGCCTTGGTACGGGGCTTGGTATATTTCGGAGGTAATGGATATTTTAACCAAAAATCCTGAGATTTGGAAAAAAACCATTTTCATTGTTACGTACGATGAAAACGACGGTTATTTTGACCACGTTCCTCCTTTCGTAGCTCCCAAACCTGACTTGAGCGACGGGTTGGTTTCCAAAGGCATCGACCCGAGCGTTGAACACGTGACCATGGAGCAAGAACGTAAACGCAAAGAATACAGTGCGCAAAATCCTGGCCGCGACGGGGCTATCGGACTGGGTTACCGCGTTCCGATGCTGATTGCCTCCCCTTGGAGCCGTGGTGGATTTGTCAACTCGCAGGTGTTTGACCACACCTCTGTGTTGCAGTTTATGGAGCATTTCTTGAGCCATAAAACCAAGAAAGACATTAAAGAAACCAACATCAGCGCATGGCGGCGCACGGTATGTGGAGACTTAACTTCGGTCTTTCGCCCCTACAGCGGAGAAGAAATTCCGTTGCCTGAATCCGTTAAAAAAGATAGCTTTTATCAACTCGTACACAACGCCAAATTCAAAAATCCACCTTCTAACTTCAAAGCCCTTTCACCAGAAGAAATTGCCGCAGCCAACCAAAACCCTGCCGCTACTTCATGGATGCCAAAACAAGAAGAAGGTACGCGCCCCTCGGCGGCCATTCCGTATGAACTTTACGCCGACGCAGTACTCAGTGCCGATAAAAAATCAGTGTCGGTTCAGTTGAGCGCCCAAAATCGTGTTTTTGGGACAAAATCGGCGGGTTCTCCCTTTCACGTGTATGCCCCGCACAAATACCGCGCAAACGAAAGTGCTCCTTTTGAAGACTTAAAAGCTTGGTCGTACGCCGTAAGTTCAGGCGATTCACTCACACCCTCTTGGCCGCTTTCCAGTTTTGAAAACGACGCCTATCATCTCTGTGTGTATGGCCCTAACGGGTTTTTCCGCGAATTTAAAGGACAAGCCAATAGCCCACAGTTGAGTGTAAAAGGAGTATATGAAACATTAAAGGGTTCAAAAAATCAACTTTCGGGGAATTTAACCTTGCAATTCCGTAATGCGGACTCTCAAAAAAGGCTACGCGTAGTAGTTACGGACAATGCCTACAAAAACGCCCCTAAAACGGTGGTTGTAGAAGCTAAAAATGGACAAGCATCACTCGTACTCGACCTCAAGAAAAGCCACGGCTGGTACGATGTCAGCATCCGCGTAGAAGGTACGGAGGGTTTTGAGCAACGTTTTGCGGGCCACGTCGAAACAGGCAAAGATTCTGTGAGCGACCCTGCAATGGCATAA
- a CDS encoding alkaline phosphatase family protein — protein sequence MKATMACIYLLLITFSSIAQRQTENVILVTTDGLRWQEMFGGADSSLLFDPTYTSDTAKLIKQFWASTAEERRQKLLPFFWNTVATQGQLYGNRWNGSKMNVSNTYWFSYPGYNEILSGFADERINSNDKIDNPNTTVFEFINNQPKYKGKVASYATWDVVPHIINEKRTGIPVNAGHEPVANPNPREQLLNDIQDKLPSPWGETRQDFITYYMAKEYIQKNKPKVFFLSFDETDDFAHAGKYDQYLLTANMVDKFIADLWTYLQSQPEYKGKTTILLTTDHGRGHTPKARWKDHGTKTPDCFQIWMGAMGPDTPAKGEVKHAEVLFQNQIAQTLASALGLNFTCEHSVGEAIQTVFK from the coding sequence ATGAAAGCTACAATGGCTTGCATCTACCTTTTGTTGATTACTTTTTCAAGCATTGCCCAGCGCCAAACCGAAAATGTCATTCTGGTTACCACCGATGGCCTTCGCTGGCAAGAAATGTTTGGAGGAGCTGATTCTTCCCTCCTTTTTGACCCAACTTATACCAGCGACACGGCCAAATTAATAAAACAATTTTGGGCCAGTACCGCCGAAGAACGCCGCCAAAAACTCCTCCCTTTTTTCTGGAATACGGTGGCAACACAAGGTCAACTCTACGGCAACCGCTGGAATGGCAGTAAAATGAATGTCTCGAATACCTATTGGTTTAGCTACCCAGGATACAACGAAATTTTGAGTGGCTTTGCTGATGAACGAATCAACTCAAACGACAAAATCGACAACCCAAACACCACCGTTTTTGAGTTTATCAACAACCAACCAAAGTACAAAGGTAAAGTAGCTAGCTATGCAACTTGGGATGTGGTACCGCACATTATCAATGAAAAACGAACTGGCATTCCTGTCAATGCAGGCCACGAACCCGTCGCTAACCCCAACCCTCGCGAACAATTGCTAAACGATATTCAAGACAAGTTACCCAGCCCCTGGGGTGAAACTCGCCAAGATTTTATTACCTATTACATGGCCAAAGAATACATTCAAAAAAATAAGCCTAAGGTATTTTTCTTATCGTTTGACGAAACCGATGACTTTGCCCACGCGGGTAAATATGACCAGTATTTGCTAACGGCCAACATGGTAGATAAATTCATCGCAGATTTGTGGACTTACCTCCAATCACAACCCGAATACAAAGGTAAAACCACGATTTTGCTCACCACCGACCACGGACGCGGACATACACCCAAAGCCCGCTGGAAAGACCACGGCACCAAAACCCCCGATTGTTTTCAAATCTGGATGGGAGCGATGGGGCCTGATACCCCCGCCAAAGGCGAAGTAAAACACGCCGAAGTATTATTTCAAAACCAAATTGCCCAAACATTAGCCTCAGCCTTGGGATTGAATTTTACTTGTGAACATTCAGTAGGAGAAGCTATACAAACGGTTTTTAAGTAA
- a CDS encoding HD domain-containing protein: MSAITSIRQLFEAQGDDQYYGEDVSQLEHAAQGADLARKGGFDREVQVAAFLHDIGHLMPTELEEELMAEYGRKDHEEVAAEWLRAQGFPEKVCILVANHVNAKRYLTFKNPKYFAGLSEASLKTLEFQGGPMNAEEAAEFEQNPYFDLIIQMRRWDEAAKVTGLAKPDLEYYLQLCERVL, from the coding sequence ATGTCCGCAATCACCAGCATTCGTCAACTTTTTGAAGCACAAGGCGATGACCAATACTACGGCGAAGACGTGAGCCAACTCGAACACGCTGCCCAAGGTGCCGATTTAGCCCGCAAAGGCGGGTTTGACAGAGAAGTACAGGTAGCTGCTTTTTTACACGACATTGGTCACTTAATGCCCACCGAGCTTGAAGAAGAACTCATGGCCGAATATGGCCGAAAAGACCACGAAGAAGTAGCTGCCGAGTGGCTACGCGCCCAAGGTTTTCCCGAAAAAGTCTGCATTTTAGTCGCCAACCACGTCAATGCAAAGCGGTATTTGACCTTTAAAAACCCAAAATATTTTGCTGGCTTATCCGAAGCGAGTTTAAAAACGTTAGAGTTTCAAGGGGGCCCAATGAATGCTGAAGAAGCAGCTGAGTTTGAACAAAACCCTTACTTTGACTTAATCATTCAGATGCGTCGCTGGGACGAAGCCGCCAAAGTAACAGGTTTAGCCAAACCCGATTTGGAATATTACTTACAACTTTGTGAAAGGGTGTTATAA
- a CDS encoding SusD/RagB family nutrient-binding outer membrane lipoprotein has translation MKNIFRLLLLFPLWGLGGCQDFTTLEKDPNRPVNAPASLVFNGILNDMYNVVNAGSAWGDKARWNQYYCSNYNYYATNEYSWTTTDLYYFTIKNVLKMEEEAKRAGLPEQNPYSALGKFFRAYFFENMTKRVGDIPMTEALKGLESPTPKYDTQKAVYVQVLKWLDSSNDELSALIAKGDRNLSGDIYLGNDLVKWQRAVNSFKMRVLISLSSKDADGELQVKQRFAEMVSNPTKFPVQASMSDNLQYTFNNFNKYPRNPSNFGFNATRENMAKTYIDLLVARKDPRVFVVAEPAEAKINAGLKATDYEAYVGASSGEDLADMSTRVLKGEYSFQKRARYYSNDVGEALFLIGYPELCFNIAEGINRGWATGDAASWYKKGIEASMSHYGIADVTALTTYLDGTLVKYAGNNETGLNQIVTQKYIAFFQNSGLEAFYNQRRTGIPTFLTGVGTGNSGRIPKRWQYPATERTTNVTNYNSALSSQFTGKDDVNDLMWLLK, from the coding sequence ATGAAAAATATTTTTAGACTTCTGTTATTATTCCCACTTTGGGGATTAGGGGGGTGTCAAGATTTTACTACCCTCGAAAAAGACCCTAACCGCCCAGTCAACGCACCCGCTTCGTTGGTTTTCAATGGCATTTTGAACGACATGTACAATGTTGTCAACGCTGGCAGTGCTTGGGGAGACAAAGCCCGTTGGAACCAGTATTATTGCTCAAACTACAATTATTACGCGACCAACGAATATTCTTGGACTACCACCGACCTCTACTATTTTACGATAAAAAACGTATTAAAAATGGAGGAAGAGGCCAAAAGAGCAGGGCTACCCGAGCAAAATCCTTACAGTGCTTTGGGCAAATTTTTTCGGGCTTATTTCTTCGAAAATATGACAAAGCGCGTGGGTGATATTCCCATGACGGAAGCCCTCAAAGGGTTGGAATCACCTACACCAAAATACGACACTCAAAAAGCGGTGTACGTTCAGGTTTTGAAGTGGTTAGACAGCTCCAACGACGAATTATCCGCCCTTATCGCCAAAGGAGATCGCAATTTATCGGGCGACATTTACCTAGGCAATGACCTTGTCAAATGGCAAAGAGCGGTTAATTCGTTCAAAATGAGGGTACTGATAAGTCTTAGTAGCAAAGATGCTGACGGTGAGTTGCAGGTAAAACAACGTTTTGCCGAAATGGTTAGCAACCCCACCAAATTCCCAGTACAAGCAAGCATGAGCGATAACCTTCAATATACTTTTAATAACTTTAATAAGTACCCCCGAAACCCATCCAATTTTGGTTTCAATGCCACGCGTGAGAACATGGCCAAGACGTACATTGATTTGCTCGTAGCCCGCAAAGATCCGCGCGTTTTTGTCGTTGCCGAACCTGCCGAAGCCAAAATCAATGCAGGTTTGAAAGCCACCGATTACGAAGCTTACGTAGGAGCTTCTTCGGGAGAAGATTTGGCCGATATGAGTACCAGAGTGCTCAAGGGAGAATATTCTTTCCAAAAACGTGCTCGGTATTATTCTAACGACGTCGGCGAGGCGCTTTTCCTCATTGGTTATCCTGAGTTATGCTTCAACATTGCCGAAGGTATCAATCGTGGTTGGGCTACAGGTGATGCCGCTTCTTGGTACAAAAAAGGCATTGAAGCATCCATGAGCCACTATGGTATCGCAGACGTAACAGCGCTAACCACTTACCTCGACGGTACGCTGGTAAAATATGCAGGCAACAACGAAACGGGTTTAAACCAAATCGTTACTCAAAAGTATATTGCTTTCTTCCAAAATTCAGGATTAGAAGCATTTTATAACCAACGCCGTACGGGCATTCCTACTTTTTTGACAGGGGTAGGCACTGGCAACAGTGGTCGAATCCCAAAGCGCTGGCAATACCCAGCCACCGAACGTACCACCAACGTAACTAACTATAACTCTGCCCTTTCCTCACAGTTCACTGGTAAAGACGACGTGAACGATCTTATGTGGTTATTGAAATAA
- a CDS encoding HAD family hydrolase has translation MSVHQIELVILDMAGTTVTDQHEVEACFAKAARQTGIEATDEEILAVQGLAKRFVFQLFWRKQLGENHPDVESRVDESYAVFKEVLEKHYRTQPVYPTVGCLELFSYLKKNGIKVALTTGFYREVTDIILGKLGWLEGLDAQRVGNESTIIQASISSDEVPQGRPAPDMIYKAMRLLGVTDVKRVINAGDTPSDLGSGKAAGVYLNLGVTNGTHTTEQLIGHPHDALLGSIDEIIQILEEIKVQN, from the coding sequence ATGAGTGTACATCAGATTGAATTAGTCATTTTGGACATGGCTGGGACAACCGTAACCGACCAGCACGAAGTAGAAGCCTGTTTTGCCAAAGCCGCACGACAAACTGGAATTGAAGCAACTGACGAGGAAATATTAGCTGTTCAGGGGCTTGCTAAACGTTTTGTTTTTCAGTTATTTTGGAGAAAACAACTGGGCGAAAATCACCCCGATGTTGAGAGTAGGGTGGACGAATCGTATGCGGTTTTTAAAGAGGTTTTGGAAAAACATTATCGCACACAGCCTGTTTATCCTACAGTTGGCTGTTTGGAGTTGTTTAGTTACCTTAAAAAGAATGGTATTAAAGTAGCCCTTACAACGGGTTTTTATCGGGAAGTAACCGACATTATTTTGGGAAAACTGGGCTGGTTAGAAGGGCTTGATGCACAGCGTGTTGGAAACGAATCGACCATTATTCAAGCGTCTATTTCGAGCGATGAAGTGCCGCAGGGACGTCCTGCCCCCGACATGATTTATAAAGCCATGCGCCTTTTGGGGGTTACGGATGTGAAGCGTGTTATCAACGCAGGCGATACCCCTTCAGACTTAGGCTCGGGCAAAGCAGCAGGTGTGTATCTTAACCTTGGCGTTACCAACGGAACTCATACCACCGAACAATTGATTGGTCACCCACACGATGCGTTGTTGGGTTCGATTGATGAAATTATTCAGATTTTAGAAGAAATTAAAGTACAGAACTAA